Proteins from a single region of Lachnospiraceae bacterium:
- a CDS encoding peptidoglycan-binding protein: MKARRLSICRWSLHWSPKSQSPYPRRPPGAPPATWRLAVRSARAVKAYQQQRGLAPDGIVGEKTWTCLLGAG; this comes from the coding sequence ATGAAAGCAAGGAGGCTCAGTATATGCCGATGGTCTCTGCACTGGTCGCCCAAATCTCAGTCGCCGTATCCGCGCAGACCTCCGGGCGCGCCGCCTGCCACATGGCGCTTGGCAGTGCGATCGGCAAGGGCGGTGAAAGCATATCAGCAGCAGAGGGGGCTTGCGCCGGATGGCATAGTAGGGGAGAAAACATGGACGTGTCTGCTGGGAGCGGGATGA
- a CDS encoding helix-turn-helix transcriptional regulator: MFNMQHTAKIISSARKARNMTQLELADQLGVSFQAVSNWERGISMPDIAKLPDVARLLSVSIDELLGESSSLVNGLLSEEGDAYLENAQISPQELETAAPVLKPDQFKTAFEHTDPPIEFSGDLSELSSLLPYLDEETMDGLAQAAYEKHGICALSSVAPFISSGRIDAIAQQEYEKNGIDHVAPIAPFLSQNVIDELAQKTYERDGISTLSSVAPFMSSGYIDAIAQQEYEKNGIDHVASIAPFLSQRTLDSIAKKVLLNQGLSAVAPIAPFISQDLIQQIIRER, from the coding sequence ATGTTTAACATGCAGCACACAGCCAAAATCATTTCCTCAGCGCGCAAAGCGCGCAATATGACGCAGCTTGAGCTTGCTGACCAGCTTGGCGTCAGCTTTCAGGCAGTGAGCAATTGGGAGCGAGGCATCTCCATGCCGGATATTGCCAAGCTTCCCGACGTCGCTCGCTTACTCTCGGTCTCAATTGATGAACTGCTGGGAGAATCCTCTTCTCTTGTAAACGGCTTACTTTCTGAGGAAGGCGATGCGTATCTGGAAAATGCTCAAATTTCTCCCCAAGAACTGGAAACAGCCGCTCCCGTTCTAAAGCCGGATCAATTTAAAACGGCCTTTGAACACACGGATCCCCCCATAGAGTTTTCGGGAGATTTATCAGAACTTTCCTCTCTTCTTCCTTATCTTGATGAAGAAACAATGGATGGTCTGGCTCAGGCGGCTTATGAAAAGCACGGTATCTGTGCGCTTTCCTCCGTTGCGCCTTTTATAAGTTCAGGCCGCATCGATGCCATTGCGCAGCAAGAATATGAAAAGAATGGGATAGATCATGTTGCGCCTATCGCTCCCTTTCTCTCCCAGAATGTAATCGACGAGCTGGCTCAAAAAACCTATGAGAGAGATGGAATTAGCACGCTCTCCTCTGTCGCCCCCTTTATGAGCTCAGGCTATATCGATGCCATTGCGCAGCAGGAGTATGAAAAAAATGGGATAGACCATGTTGCCTCCATTGCTCCATTTCTCTCTCAGCGAACTCTTGATTCGATTGCGAAAAAAGTATTGCTGAATCAGGGGCTTTCTGCAGTTGCACCTATTGCCCCCTTTATCAGTCAAGACTTAATCCAGCAGATCATCCGCGAGCGCTAA